Proteins encoded in a region of the Trypanosoma brucei gambiense DAL972 chromosome 11, complete sequence genome:
- a CDS encoding adaptin AP-3 complex beta3 subunit, putative, with the protein MNRAIIAEKASLASERAKEFISSGGSIVSRARSLVSGDAQFFAVQPKPEDLRRHLNSDCIHEKSVAMKRIIAQMCKGYDMSTFFADVVKNIHSPSVELRKLIYFFVTHYAEENQNEALLSISAFQKDLMDHSMHVRSLALRMLSAMRIPAIHTLVMVAVQKCALDTEPLVRKTAAISLAQVYAVNGSEADLETIYSILQQLLADKNSEVAAAAALSFVEICPHEVSFIHKVYRNLCRVIGDCDEWGQVVLIHVLLRYARTQFCDPNEQTGRRELISDSSDEAEQSKKNKENDKEEGVNDANDGESSSETTSSSSSSSWDRKMLGLRRGGPNAAMLLDSDHRLLLDSVKPLLMSLNSAVVVAATAVICHCGPKADMDACTLPLLRLLVGPDERHSVVLSTIHTIVLTHAEPFVPYIREFFLMPQDKREIRILKLSIISKLATANNFPDLFREFRHYTRSYHVEHVVDAVRGLGLIAVRLSSVCTSQVMRVVLPLLSHKNAEVVSESIKVLQLLVVQGNSSGRQTARLVYRLLQRVIKGEVTSDSAKAVILWLVGENIQLHNVIAAAAPECFRILVKSFKTEGSEVRKQVLMLGCKIWMFLDGSGAVAERFRQLFFYLIELANFDDDYDVRDYARLVGCAVDRQSATFEGLKRMLLFREKKQPQSSDPYAEHTHYELGSLSHFIGKPFTGYHPLPPWATVPSDPLLRLPPGCEVRDDGADSGDDSMSDDEDDDDSSMMYSDSSSDSGTCRGSGSSDASTSVHSSYTGDDGYSSTDGSQQRGGNSTSDEMGRGDDEEQRTPAKEAVIRPSDASSKTNITNIAAEASDAPRRPVVKVTVRRLGAPKPAPDSKTVPTETEGGVTAAVTLEKEGSRSGGTPGVSSTTAGNNAVREVINDKTTASVEGGSDRALDTPTREGSGPAE; encoded by the exons ATGAACCGCGCTATCATTGCAGAGAAGGCTTCTTTGGCCTCTGAGAGGGCGAAGGAGTTTATTTCCAGTGGTGGGAGTATTGTATCCCGCGCCCGCTCACTCGTCTCTGGCGATGCACAATTTTTTGCTGTGCAACCAAAACCGGAAGACCTTAGGCGTCACCTCAATTCCGACTGTATTCACGAAAAAAGTGTTGCCATGAAGCGCATTATTGCACAGATGTGCAAGGGCTACGACATGTCAACCTTCTTTGCGGATGTGGTGAAGAACATCCATTCCCCATCTGTAGAACTGAGAAAGCTGATTTACTTCTTCGTGACACATTACGCGGAGGAGAACCAA AATGAGGCGCTTCTCTCCATTTCAGCCTTTCAAAAGGACTTGATGGACCATAGTATGCACGTGCGTTCGTTAGCGTTGCGCATGTTAAGCGCCATGCGGATACCGGCGATTCATACGCTTGTGATGGTTGCGGTGCAGAAATGTGCACTAGACACAGAGCCGCTGGTCCGAAAGACCGCAGCTATATCCCTTGCACAAGTTTACGCCGTCAACGGGTCCGAGGCGGATCTGGAGACGATATATTCTATCCTTCAGCAACTTCTAGCCGATAAAAATTCGGAAGTGGCTGCTGCAGCCGCACTTTCATTTGTGGAGATATGCCCCCATGAAGTAAGTTTCATCCACAAAGTCTACCGTAACCTGTGTCGTGTCATCGGTGACTGTGACGAGTGGGGGCAAGTGGTACTGATACACGTGTTGCTTCGCTACGCGCGAACACAGTTCTGTGACCCAAACGAACAGACTGGAAGACGCGAGCTGATAAGCGATTCATCAGACGAAGCtgaacaaagtaaaaaaaataaggagaaTGACAAGGAAGAGGGTGTAAATGATGCAAATGATGGAGAAAGCTCTTCCGAAACgacctcttcctcctcctcctcctcctgggACAGAAAAATGCTTGGCTTACGCCGAGGGGGGCCCAATGCAGCCATGCTTCTTGACTCTGATCACCGGCTGCTTCTTGACTCTGTGAAGCCGCTTTTGATGAGCCTCAACAgcgctgttgttgtggcCGCTACCGCTGTTATTTGCCACTGTGGCCCCAAGGCGGACATGGACGCTTGCACTCTCCCACTACTTCGTTTGCTGGTGGGGCCTGACGAGCGGCACTCGGTCGTCCTCAGCACCATTCACACTATTGTACTGACACACGCAGAGCCTTTCGTGCCATACATTAGGGAATTTTTCCTCATGCCACAAGATAAGAGGGAGATACGCATCCTCAAGCTGAGTATCATCTCTAAACTCGCTACGGCTAACAACTTCCCGGATCTCTTTCGTGAGTTTCGTCATTATACCCGCAGTTATCACGTGGAGCATGTGGTTGATGCTGTCAGGGGACTAGGCCTAATTGCTGTGCGACTTTCTTCGGTGTGTACGTCGCAGGTAATGAGGGTGGTGTTGCCTCTGTTATCCCACAAGAATGCAGAGGTTGTGTCTGAGTCTATCAAGGTGTTGCAATTGCTCGTAGTACAGGGCAACAGCAGTGGGCGGCAAACTGCACGACTCGTATACCGTCTGTTGCAAAGGGTAATAAAGGGCGAGGTTACCAGCGACTCCGCCAAGGCCGTTATATTGTGGTTGGTCGGTGAGAACATTCAACTTCACAATGTTATCGCCGCTGCGGCACCGGAATGCTTTCGTATACTCGTGAAATCCTTCAAGACAGAAGGCTCTGAGGTGAGGAAGCAGGTGCTCATGCTTGGGTGCAAGATATGGATGTTCCTTGATGGAAGTGGGGCGGTGGCCGAACGATTTAGGCAACTCTTTTTCTACCTCATTGAACTTGCAAATTTTGATGACGACTACGATGTGCGTGACTATGCACGACTTGTGGGTTGTGCTGTGGACCGACAGAGTGCAACATTCGAAGGACTAAAGCGCATGCTTCTTTTTCGcgaaaaaaagcaaccgcAGTCGAGCGATCCGTATGCTGAGCATACCCACTATGAACTGGGCAGTCTGTCTCATTTCATTGGTAAGCCTTTCACTGGTTATCATCCCCTTCCGCCTTGGGCAACGGTGCCCTCCGATCCACTTTTACGGTTACCTCCTGGATGCGAGGTGCGCGATGACGGGGCGGATTCGGGTGATGACAGCATGAGCGacgatgaggatgatgacgatAGCTCAATGATGTATAGTGACAGTAGCAGCGACAGTGGCACATGTAGGGGTAGTGGCAGTAGCGACGCCTCCACTTCGGTACACAGCAGTTATACCGGTGATGACGGCTACTCCTCAACTGACGGGTCCCAACAGAGGGGCGGGAACAGCACCAGCGATGAAATGGGCAGAGGTGATGACGAAGAGCAACGAACCCCAGCAAAGGAGGCAGTCATACGGCCATCGGATGCGTCGAGCAAGACGAACATAACAAATATCGCCGCAGAAGCATCTGACGCTCCCAGACGTCCTGTTGTCAAAGTTACCGTACGACGTCTTGGCGCTCCCAAGCCCGCACCCGATTCCAAAACAGTCCCCACTGAAACTGAAGGCGGAGTCACTGCGGCTGTGACGCTAGAGAAGGAGGGATCACGAAGCGGAGGCACTCCCGGTGTTTCCAGTACAACGGCAGGTAATAATGCGGTTCGAGAAGTTATTAATGACAAGACAACTGCCTCAGTGGAGGGGGGAAGTGACAGAGCACTGGACACACCCACAAGGGAGGGTAGTGGTCCCGCGGAGTGA